A single Sphingomonas sp. IW22 DNA region contains:
- the parE gene encoding DNA topoisomerase IV subunit B — MSDDLFAAATSPQPTDYNAASIEVLEGLEPVRRRPGMYIGGTDERALHHLAAEVLDNAMDEAVAGHANRIEITLAEGNRLTIVDNGRGIPVDPHPRFPDKSALEVILSTLHSGGKFSGKAYATSGGLHGVGVSVVNALSDDTVVEVARDRQLYRQRFSKGQTLGPLEHLGGTPNRRGTSVAFTPDAEIFGPELHFKPARLYKLARSKAYLFAGVEIRWKCAPSLITDDTPPEAVFQFPGGLADHLKEQVGTRECATADFFSGAQEFPDEQGRVEWAVGWPLWSDGSYSWYCNTIPTPDGGTHEQGLRQALVRGLRAFGELVGQKKAKDLTPDDVMVGSELMLSVFIREPQFQSQTKDRLTSPEAASLVEKAVRDHFDHFLSDRMDRGKALLGYVLDRMDERLRRKAEREVKRKTATSSRKLRLPGKLTDCAADSPDGTELFIVEGDSAGGSAKQARDRKTQAILPIRGKILNVASATSAKILANQEIADLIQAMGCGTRKDCVPDNLRYERIIIMTDADVDGAHIATLLMTFFFQEMPELVRRGHLYLAQPPLYRLTVGAKSLYARDDGHRAEIERTAFRGKKVDVARFKGLGEMNPGQLRETTMDPSTRSLIRITLPQEYEERAGVKDLVDRLMGNNPAHRFAFIQENAARLEAEELDA, encoded by the coding sequence ATGTCAGACGATCTGTTCGCCGCCGCCACTTCCCCCCAGCCGACCGACTATAACGCCGCGTCGATCGAGGTGCTGGAGGGGCTGGAGCCGGTCCGGCGGCGGCCCGGCATGTATATCGGCGGTACCGACGAGCGCGCGCTGCATCACCTTGCCGCCGAAGTGCTGGACAATGCGATGGACGAGGCGGTGGCCGGTCACGCCAATCGCATCGAAATTACGTTGGCAGAGGGTAACCGCCTGACCATCGTCGACAATGGTCGCGGCATCCCCGTCGACCCGCACCCACGCTTTCCCGACAAATCGGCGCTGGAAGTCATCCTGTCGACGCTGCATTCGGGCGGCAAGTTTTCGGGCAAGGCCTATGCCACGTCGGGCGGTCTGCACGGCGTGGGGGTCAGCGTGGTCAACGCGCTGTCCGATGATACCGTGGTGGAGGTTGCCCGCGACCGCCAGCTTTACCGCCAGCGCTTCTCAAAGGGGCAGACGCTGGGACCGCTGGAGCATCTGGGCGGCACGCCCAACCGGCGCGGCACGTCCGTTGCCTTTACCCCGGACGCGGAGATTTTCGGGCCTGAACTGCATTTCAAGCCAGCGCGCCTGTACAAGCTGGCGCGGTCCAAGGCGTATCTGTTCGCAGGCGTTGAAATCCGCTGGAAGTGCGCGCCCTCGCTGATCACCGACGACACGCCGCCAGAAGCGGTGTTCCAGTTCCCCGGCGGTCTGGCCGACCATTTGAAGGAACAGGTCGGCACACGCGAATGCGCCACCGCCGACTTCTTTTCGGGCGCACAAGAGTTCCCGGACGAGCAGGGCCGCGTCGAATGGGCAGTCGGGTGGCCGCTGTGGAGCGACGGCAGCTACAGCTGGTATTGCAACACCATCCCCACGCCCGATGGCGGCACGCATGAACAGGGGCTTCGCCAGGCGCTGGTGCGCGGGTTGCGCGCGTTCGGGGAACTGGTGGGTCAGAAAAAGGCCAAGGACCTGACGCCCGACGACGTGATGGTCGGTTCCGAACTGATGCTGTCGGTGTTTATTCGCGAACCCCAGTTTCAAAGCCAGACCAAGGACCGCCTGACCAGTCCAGAGGCCGCGAGCCTCGTCGAAAAGGCGGTGCGTGACCATTTCGACCATTTCCTGTCCGACCGGATGGACAGGGGCAAGGCGCTGCTCGGCTATGTCCTCGACCGGATGGACGAGCGCCTGCGCCGCAAGGCCGAGCGGGAGGTCAAGCGCAAGACCGCGACTTCCTCACGCAAGCTGCGGCTGCCGGGCAAGCTGACCGACTGTGCCGCCGACAGCCCCGACGGCACCGAATTGTTCATCGTTGAAGGCGATTCGGCAGGCGGTTCGGCCAAGCAGGCGCGCGACCGCAAGACTCAGGCGATCCTGCCCATTCGCGGCAAGATCCTGAATGTCGCATCGGCGACCAGCGCCAAGATCCTGGCCAATCAGGAAATCGCGGACCTGATCCAGGCAATGGGATGCGGCACGCGAAAGGACTGCGTGCCCGACAATCTGCGTTACGAGCGCATCATCATCATGACGGACGCCGATGTCGACGGGGCGCATATCGCGACGCTGCTGATGACCTTCTTCTTTCAGGAAATGCCCGAACTGGTCCGGCGCGGGCACCTGTATCTGGCGCAACCGCCGCTTTATCGCCTGACTGTCGGTGCCAAATCGCTCTACGCCCGCGACGACGGCCACCGCGCCGAGATCGAGCGGACCGCGTTTCGCGGCAAGAAGGTCGATGTCGCGCGCTTCAAGGGACTGGGCGAAATGAACCCAGGTCAGTTGCGCGAAACGACGATGGACCCCTCGACACGCAGTCTGATCCGTATCACTTTGCCGCAGGAATATGAGGAACGGGCTGGCGTAAAGGATCTGGTCGATCGGCTGATGGGCAACAACCCGGCCCACCGATTCGCTTTCATCCAGGAAAACGCCGCCCGATTGGAGGCTGAGGAACTGGATGCGTAA
- a CDS encoding outer membrane protein produces MRQRTLIRAAIGMTAMLAAVPALAQTADGEKRFDGPYVGGSFGLSMQGNDVGESVVFDRDLDGNYGDIVSTAGGTNAFSPGFCNGGARGATPAGGCFNDKDEIEYSARAGWDAQMGNFVVGVVGEFGKSQAKDYVTGYSTTPAFYQFGRSFDWNASIRGRAGYAAGGKTLFYAAGGPAYARINNSFTTSNGANAFTSEEAKHNSWGYTVGGGIEQSVTRNISLGLEYMYNNYQDDDYVVRAGPGTAPATNPFLLGSASGTDMRRSDDNFRFHSVRATAAFRF; encoded by the coding sequence ATGCGTCAGCGCACTCTCATCCGCGCCGCGATCGGCATGACCGCAATGCTTGCCGCGGTTCCCGCCCTCGCCCAGACCGCCGATGGCGAAAAGCGTTTCGACGGTCCTTATGTCGGCGGCTCGTTCGGCCTCAGCATGCAGGGCAATGATGTCGGCGAATCGGTCGTGTTCGACCGCGATCTTGACGGCAACTACGGCGACATCGTTTCCACGGCAGGTGGCACCAATGCCTTCTCGCCCGGCTTCTGTAACGGCGGCGCGCGCGGTGCGACCCCGGCGGGCGGCTGCTTCAACGACAAGGACGAGATCGAATATTCGGCTCGCGCCGGCTGGGACGCCCAGATGGGCAACTTCGTCGTCGGCGTCGTTGGTGAATTCGGCAAGAGCCAGGCCAAGGATTATGTGACCGGCTACAGCACCACCCCCGCATTCTACCAGTTCGGCCGCAGCTTCGACTGGAATGCCAGCATTCGCGGTCGCGCGGGCTATGCCGCCGGCGGCAAGACGCTGTTCTACGCAGCGGGCGGTCCGGCTTATGCGCGCATCAACAACAGCTTCACCACCTCGAACGGCGCCAACGCCTTCACCAGCGAAGAAGCCAAGCATAACAGCTGGGGCTACACCGTCGGCGGCGGTATCGAGCAGTCGGTGACGCGCAACATCTCGCTCGGCCTGGAATATATGTACAACAACTATCAGGATGACGATTATGTCGTCCGCGCAGGCCCCGGCACGGCGCCCGCGACCAACCCGTTCCTGCTGGGCAGCGCGTCGGGCACCGACATGCGCCGCAGCGACGACAATTTCCGTTTCCATTCGGTCCGCGCGACGGCGGCTTTCCGCTTCTGA
- a CDS encoding pilus assembly protein TadG-related protein — translation MKPLLQLLPERRGAVAVLVAGALPVLLGMAALAVDFGVVQLERRRLQGVADAGALAAARDLSRADTLARTLVAASPGRFPMESDVTTGRYHRQAGLPPESRFTIDESDPDAVRVSVRATVPTAFARIFGTESITVERRATARRVDMAGFAIGSRLAGLDGGIANALLSGLTGGQVSLAAMDYRALASARLDLVPWLSALGADAGLNVATYDQVLQADLPAGTVLGSLSRQVVDPVAAAALSRLASAAKGTIRLAELIDLGELGQQGGGGAGLVDVSTLDLASNVIQGSATDRQVAIDLGAQVPGLARTRLWVAVGERPNAAPWIAIARDGTPTVRTAQARIYLEAKLNAQPLPGISLASVELPLLVELASGEARLESIDCVRPYAVTLSGRPSPGQVAVAHIDPDRLDDFKTPLSLSRADLLKTLLLRLEGRAAIDLGAAEAFQTRHFDADAIAGSTPQTIKGQALTGGIATSLMREIELRAVVLGLLPLPVDPLVRAVGSQLGLLAPVLDPVLNAVTGLLGVGVGEADLWVTGLRCGQPVLVE, via the coding sequence GTGAAGCCGTTGTTGCAACTGTTGCCAGAGCGGCGCGGCGCGGTCGCGGTGCTGGTGGCGGGCGCGCTGCCGGTGTTGCTGGGGATGGCGGCGCTGGCGGTGGATTTCGGGGTGGTTCAACTGGAGCGGCGGCGATTGCAGGGCGTGGCCGATGCCGGGGCGCTTGCCGCCGCACGCGACCTGAGCCGTGCGGATACGCTTGCGCGCACGCTGGTCGCCGCCAGTCCGGGCCGGTTTCCGATGGAAAGCGATGTGACAACCGGCCGGTATCACCGCCAAGCAGGATTGCCGCCCGAAAGCCGCTTTACCATAGACGAAAGTGACCCCGATGCCGTGCGCGTCAGCGTGCGCGCGACCGTGCCGACCGCGTTCGCGCGGATTTTCGGCACTGAATCGATCACGGTCGAGCGCCGCGCCACCGCGCGCCGGGTGGACATGGCCGGCTTTGCGATCGGCAGCCGGCTGGCCGGTTTGGATGGCGGCATCGCCAATGCGCTGTTGTCGGGACTGACTGGCGGGCAGGTGTCGCTGGCGGCCATGGATTACCGGGCGCTGGCGTCGGCGCGGCTGGATCTGGTGCCCTGGCTCTCGGCGCTGGGAGCCGATGCGGGCCTGAATGTCGCAACCTATGATCAGGTGCTGCAGGCCGACCTGCCCGCCGGAACCGTGCTGGGCAGCCTGTCGCGGCAGGTCGTCGATCCGGTAGCCGCCGCCGCGCTGTCTCGCCTGGCGAGCGCGGCAAAGGGGACGATCCGGCTGGCCGAGCTGATCGATCTGGGCGAACTGGGACAACAGGGCGGGGGCGGGGCCGGGCTGGTCGATGTCAGCACATTGGACCTGGCCAGCAATGTGATTCAGGGAAGCGCGACCGACCGGCAGGTGGCCATTGACCTGGGCGCGCAGGTGCCGGGCCTTGCCCGCACGCGTCTGTGGGTGGCGGTGGGGGAGCGGCCCAATGCCGCGCCGTGGATCGCCATTGCTCGTGATGGCACGCCGACCGTCCGCACGGCGCAGGCGCGCATCTACCTGGAGGCAAAGCTGAACGCCCAGCCGTTGCCGGGGATCAGCCTGGCGTCGGTCGAGCTGCCGCTGCTCGTCGAACTGGCGAGCGGAGAGGCGCGACTGGAAAGCATCGACTGCGTTCGGCCCTACGCTGTTACGCTGTCGGGCCGCCCCAGTCCGGGGCAGGTCGCCGTTGCGCATATCGATCCCGACCGGCTGGACGATTTCAAAACACCGCTGTCGCTATCGCGCGCCGACCTGCTCAAGACGCTGCTGCTGCGGCTCGAGGGGCGGGCCGCGATAGATCTGGGCGCGGCGGAGGCGTTTCAGACCCGCCACTTCGATGCGGACGCGATTGCTGGCAGTACGCCGCAAACGATCAAGGGACAGGCGCTGACCGGCGGCATCGCCACCAGCCTGATGCGGGAGATTGAGCTGCGTGCCGTTGTCCTGGGCCTGTTGCCCCTGCCGGTCGATCCGTTGGTGCGCGCGGTTGGCAGTCAGCTGGGTCTGCTCGCGCCCGTGCTGGACCCGGTGCTGAACGCGGTGACCGGACTGCTGGGCGTCGGGGTGGGAGAGGCCGATCTGTGGGTCACGGGTCTGCGCTGCGGCCAGCCTGTGCTGGTCGAATGA
- a CDS encoding TadE/TadG family type IV pilus assembly protein: MTRFRSIIVDRCGATLVEFALLAPILLILLLGILAYGQYILTAHTLQQLANDAARAAIVGRSQDERHALARESVAEGLSGTALAHPDAVDTDVEERGGRIHVALSVDTRELALVRSAMVRMPDPVLVRRAVAEVAELP, from the coding sequence ATGACGCGCTTCCGATCCATCATTGTCGACCGTTGCGGCGCCACGCTGGTCGAGTTTGCGTTGCTGGCGCCGATCCTTCTCATCCTGCTGCTCGGAATATTGGCATATGGCCAATATATCCTGACCGCGCACACGCTTCAGCAACTGGCCAATGACGCCGCGCGCGCGGCGATCGTGGGGCGGTCACAGGATGAGCGTCACGCGCTGGCGCGGGAGAGCGTGGCTGAGGGGCTGTCGGGCACAGCGCTGGCGCATCCCGACGCGGTCGATACCGATGTCGAAGAACGTGGCGGGCGCATTCATGTCGCGCTGTCGGTGGACACGCGCGAATTGGCGCTGGTGCGTTCCGCCATGGTGCGGATGCCCGACCCCGTGCTGGTTCGGCGGGCAGTGGCCGAAGTGGCGGAATTGCCGTGA
- a CDS encoding CaiB/BaiF CoA transferase family protein: protein MTGPLSGLRVVELARILAGPWAGQVLADLGADVVKVESPEGDDTRRWGPPFIDNPDGSRDAAYFHAANRGKQSVVADFTTAEGQATVRELVAGADVLIENFKVGGLVKYGLDYASLSALNPRLVYCSITGFGQDGPYAARAGYDFIVQGMSGIMSLTGEPDGAPQKIGVAYADILTGLYAVIGIQAALAERERTGRGAHVDMALFDVMTGTLANQAMNYLASGIAPTRMGNAHPNIAPYAAYPVRDGWIILAVGNDRQFQRACEVLGIAADPCFATNALRVAGRQRLDAVVSDATARWARDPLLAAFEAAGVPAGPINRVDQALADPQIVHRGLCIAATRAEGGSVPGIGLPIRFVGRDRPASGSAPMLGQSGNRQSASDP from the coding sequence ATGACGGGGCCGCTTTCCGGGCTGCGCGTCGTCGAACTGGCGCGCATCCTGGCCGGGCCGTGGGCGGGACAGGTGCTGGCGGATCTCGGCGCCGATGTGGTCAAGGTCGAAAGCCCGGAAGGCGACGACACGCGCCGCTGGGGGCCGCCCTTTATCGACAATCCCGACGGCAGCCGCGACGCGGCCTATTTCCACGCTGCCAATCGCGGCAAGCAGTCCGTCGTCGCCGATTTCACGACGGCGGAGGGACAGGCGACAGTGCGCGAGCTTGTCGCCGGGGCCGATGTGCTGATCGAGAATTTCAAGGTTGGCGGGCTGGTCAAATATGGCCTGGACTATGCCAGCCTGTCGGCGCTGAACCCGCGGCTGGTCTATTGCTCGATCACCGGCTTCGGGCAGGACGGCCCCTATGCCGCGCGCGCGGGATATGATTTTATCGTGCAGGGCATGAGCGGCATCATGAGCCTGACCGGCGAGCCGGACGGCGCGCCGCAAAAGATCGGCGTGGCTTATGCCGACATTCTCACCGGGCTATATGCGGTGATCGGCATTCAGGCGGCTCTGGCCGAGCGGGAGCGTACCGGCAGGGGCGCGCATGTGGACATGGCGCTGTTCGATGTAATGACGGGCACGCTCGCCAATCAGGCGATGAACTATCTGGCCTCAGGCATCGCGCCGACGCGCATGGGCAATGCCCATCCCAATATCGCGCCCTATGCCGCTTATCCTGTTCGCGATGGCTGGATCATCCTGGCGGTCGGCAATGACCGGCAGTTTCAGCGCGCGTGCGAGGTGCTGGGAATCGCCGCCGATCCGTGCTTTGCCACCAATGCGCTGCGTGTGGCCGGGCGGCAGCGGCTGGACGCGGTCGTGTCGGATGCGACCGCGAGATGGGCGCGCGACCCTTTGCTCGCCGCGTTTGAAGCCGCCGGTGTGCCCGCCGGACCCATCAACCGCGTCGACCAGGCGCTTGCCGATCCGCAGATCGTGCATCGCGGCCTGTGCATCGCGGCGACGCGAGCCGAAGGGGGCAGCGTGCCGGGCATCGGCCTGCCCATCCGCTTCGTCGGTCGTGACCGGCCCGCATCAGGTTCAGCACCGATGCTGGGGCAATCCGGGAATCGCCAATCCGCGTCAGATCCGTAA
- a CDS encoding acyl-CoA dehydrogenase, protein MAGMTRFDWGDALLLDTGLSDDERMIRDAARAFAQDRLQSRVVDAFDREHTDPAIFREMGEQGLLGVTIPEEFGGAGAGYVAYGLVAREVERVDSGYRSMMSVQSSLVMYPIHAYGSDEQRAKYLPGLAKGELIGCFGLTEPDAGSDPGGMRTRAKPVDGGYLLSGAKTWISNSPIADVFVVWAKSDAHDGAIRGFILEKGMKGLSAPKIEGKLSLRASITGMIQMDEVFVPEDALLPGVEGLKGPFGCLNRARYGISWGVMGAAEFCYHAARQYGLDRHQFGRPLAATQLYQKKLADMATEIALGLQASLQVGRLMDEGRFAPEMISLVKRNNCGKALEIARASRDMHGGNGISGEYQVFRHMVNLETVNTYEGTHDVHALILGRAITGHAAF, encoded by the coding sequence ATGGCTGGAATGACGCGCTTCGACTGGGGCGATGCCCTGTTGCTCGACACCGGGTTGAGCGATGATGAACGGATGATCCGCGATGCCGCGCGGGCGTTCGCGCAGGACCGGTTGCAATCGCGCGTCGTCGATGCGTTCGACCGGGAGCATACGGATCCGGCCATCTTCCGCGAAATGGGCGAGCAGGGGCTGCTGGGCGTCACCATCCCCGAAGAATTCGGTGGTGCGGGGGCGGGTTATGTCGCGTACGGATTGGTCGCGCGGGAGGTCGAGCGGGTGGATTCGGGCTATCGCTCGATGATGAGCGTCCAGTCCAGCCTGGTCATGTATCCCATCCACGCCTACGGCTCGGATGAGCAGCGCGCGAAATATCTGCCGGGGCTGGCAAAGGGCGAGTTGATCGGTTGCTTCGGCCTGACCGAGCCGGATGCCGGGTCTGACCCCGGCGGCATGCGCACGCGCGCGAAGCCGGTCGATGGCGGCTATCTGCTCTCGGGCGCCAAGACGTGGATCAGCAATTCGCCTATCGCCGATGTGTTTGTCGTCTGGGCCAAGTCGGACGCGCATGACGGCGCGATCCGCGGCTTCATCCTTGAAAAGGGCATGAAGGGACTGTCAGCGCCCAAGATCGAGGGCAAGCTGAGCCTGCGCGCATCGATTACCGGCATGATCCAGATGGACGAGGTGTTCGTGCCCGAAGACGCGCTGCTGCCCGGCGTCGAGGGGCTGAAGGGGCCGTTCGGATGCCTGAACCGTGCACGTTACGGAATCAGTTGGGGTGTGATGGGCGCGGCGGAGTTTTGTTATCACGCCGCGCGGCAATATGGGCTGGACCGGCATCAGTTCGGCCGCCCGCTGGCGGCGACGCAGCTCTATCAGAAGAAGCTGGCCGACATGGCGACCGAAATCGCACTCGGCCTGCAGGCCAGCCTTCAGGTCGGTCGGCTGATGGACGAAGGGCGGTTCGCCCCTGAGATGATCTCGCTGGTCAAGCGCAACAATTGCGGCAAGGCGCTGGAGATTGCGCGGGCATCGCGCGACATGCACGGCGGCAACGGCATTTCGGGCGAATATCAGGTGTTCCGCCACATGGTGAACCTGGAAACGGTCAACACTTATGAAGGCACGCATGACGTTCATGCGCTGATCCTGGGCCGCGCGATCACCGGCCACGCCGCCTTTTGA
- a CDS encoding SDR family oxidoreductase: MTPFLDLEGKRALITSGTRGAGAATVRLFRELGAQVLTTARTRPDDLPEELFVAADLTTPEGCADLASAAQARLGAIDIIVHMLGGSSAPGGGFAALGDKQWKTEIDLNLMPAVRLDRALVPAMASRGQGVVVHVTSIQNRLPLPEATTAYAAAKAALSTYSKSLSKEVSPRGVRVVRVSPGWIETEASVHLAERLGAEYGGGVEAGKRLIMESLGGIPLGRPARPDEVASLIAFLASDRAGSITGTEHVIDGGTIPTA, translated from the coding sequence ATGACGCCGTTCCTTGACCTTGAGGGCAAGCGCGCGCTGATCACGTCGGGCACGCGCGGGGCCGGGGCGGCGACGGTTCGCCTGTTTCGTGAGCTGGGCGCACAGGTGTTGACCACGGCCCGGACCCGGCCCGACGACCTGCCCGAAGAACTGTTCGTGGCGGCGGATCTCACGACGCCGGAAGGGTGCGCGGATCTGGCCTCCGCCGCGCAGGCGCGGTTGGGTGCGATCGACATCATCGTCCACATGCTTGGCGGATCGTCGGCGCCCGGTGGCGGGTTTGCGGCGCTTGGCGACAAGCAGTGGAAGACGGAAATCGACCTGAACCTGATGCCGGCCGTCCGCCTCGACCGCGCGTTGGTGCCGGCAATGGCTTCGCGCGGCCAAGGAGTCGTCGTTCACGTCACGTCGATCCAGAACCGTCTGCCCCTGCCAGAGGCGACGACCGCCTATGCGGCTGCCAAGGCGGCGCTGTCGACCTATAGCAAGAGCCTGTCGAAGGAGGTGTCGCCCCGCGGCGTCCGCGTGGTGCGCGTCTCGCCCGGCTGGATCGAGACCGAGGCGTCGGTGCATCTCGCCGAGCGCCTGGGCGCGGAATATGGCGGCGGCGTTGAAGCGGGGAAACGACTGATCATGGAATCGCTGGGCGGCATCCCGCTCGGCCGCCCCGCACGCCCGGACGAGGTGGCAAGCCTGATCGCCTTCCTCGCCTCCGACCGGGCTGGCAGCATCACCGGTACCGAGCATGTGATCGACGGCGGCACGATCCCAACCGCCTGA
- a CDS encoding nuclear transport factor 2 family protein, with the protein MAIGLPKVIAAYFTADKARDAAAVAECFTRDAMVVDEGNTYSGRDAIRQWMANASTQYSYTAEPFALSQEDGRTIVSSHLVGNFPGSPVDLRYLFVIDGDQIAELEIVP; encoded by the coding sequence ATGGCCATCGGATTACCAAAGGTGATCGCTGCATATTTCACGGCGGACAAAGCGCGCGATGCGGCGGCGGTCGCCGAATGCTTCACGCGCGATGCAATGGTTGTCGACGAAGGCAACACCTATTCCGGGCGCGACGCGATCCGGCAGTGGATGGCGAATGCCTCCACACAATATAGCTACACGGCCGAGCCGTTCGCGCTGTCGCAGGAAGATGGCCGCACGATCGTATCCAGCCATCTGGTCGGCAATTTTCCCGGCAGCCCGGTGGACCTGCGCTACCTGTTCGTCATCGACGGCGACCAAATCGCCGAGCTGGAGATTGTGCCATGA
- a CDS encoding LysR family transcriptional regulator, giving the protein MTNYGLADFDAVLAISRRGSFRAAALDLGMSTSALSNAIAKLEGQLGVRLFNRTTRSVSLTEAGRRFVDQVTPALKDIYQALDTVRSQQETPTGTLRINTFATAAREILSPLVLEFLRRFPDVRVDLVTEGKLTDIVADGFDFGVRSQGLVPSDMIAIPLGPPRRHAVVASPTYFERRAMPRVPADLLSHACIRTRLPNGALFRWQFESEGQPVQVDVDGPITLDEASLARMAVLESTGIGFFMESDVRDDIQAGRLVRVLSEWTPPLAPLCLYYPSRRNPPAAFRLFVDLARELARAAHSR; this is encoded by the coding sequence ATGACGAACTACGGTCTTGCCGATTTCGATGCCGTGCTGGCGATCAGCCGTCGCGGATCGTTCCGCGCCGCAGCGCTCGACCTTGGCATGTCGACCAGCGCGCTCAGCAACGCGATTGCCAAGCTGGAGGGGCAACTGGGCGTCCGTCTGTTCAACCGAACGACCCGCAGCGTCTCGCTTACCGAAGCGGGACGCAGGTTCGTCGATCAGGTTACGCCAGCGCTGAAGGACATATATCAGGCGCTGGACACCGTCCGCTCGCAACAGGAAACGCCGACAGGCACGCTGCGCATCAACACCTTCGCAACGGCAGCGCGCGAAATCCTGTCCCCATTGGTCCTGGAGTTCCTAAGGCGGTTTCCGGACGTCCGGGTCGATCTGGTGACCGAGGGAAAGCTGACCGACATCGTGGCGGATGGCTTTGACTTTGGCGTGCGAAGCCAGGGGCTGGTCCCCAGCGATATGATCGCCATCCCGCTGGGGCCGCCGCGTCGCCACGCGGTCGTGGCATCGCCAACCTATTTTGAGCGTCGCGCCATGCCGCGCGTGCCCGCCGACCTGCTTTCCCATGCCTGTATCCGCACGCGATTGCCGAATGGGGCGCTGTTCCGCTGGCAGTTCGAGTCCGAAGGGCAACCGGTTCAGGTCGATGTCGACGGCCCAATCACGCTGGACGAAGCCAGCCTGGCGCGCATGGCCGTGCTCGAATCGACAGGCATCGGCTTCTTCATGGAATCCGATGTTCGCGATGACATTCAGGCAGGTCGGCTGGTGCGCGTCCTTTCCGAATGGACGCCGCCGCTCGCGCCGCTATGCCTGTATTACCCCAGCCGCCGCAATCCACCGGCGGCATTCAGGCTCTTTGTCGATCTGGCGCGCGAACTTGCCCGTGCCGCGCACAGCCGCTGA
- a CDS encoding NAD(P)(+) transhydrogenase (Re/Si-specific) subunit beta yields MEHVTAGNSFAALAYLVAGVCFILALRGLSSPTTSQQGNRLGMIGMAIAVLTTLATHLPTQAVGLVLEGPQGTVAATGPVLARIDLVAMIEILAAIGVGAVIGIVTARRIAMTAMPQLVAAFHSLVGLAAVLVACAAYLNPMAFGIADMVVPMIGQPFAVINPVSKVEMGLGAAIGAITFSGSVIAFLKLNGNMSGKPILLPARHAINLALIATILLLVAQFAHQQDAWPFWVLLVLSFVIGFLLIVPIGGADMPVVVSMLNSYSGWAAAAMGFTLHNTAMIITGALVGSSGAILSYIMCRAMNRSFISVIAGGFGASDAGASGGAAATDRPWKRGSAEDAAFLMSQAEQVIIVPGYGMAVAQAQHVLREMADKLKEHGVRVKYAIHPVAGRMPGHMNVLLAEANVPYDEVFELEDINSEFAQTDIAFVIGANDVTNPAAKTDKSSSIYGMPVLDVEKAKTVLFIKRSMGGVGYAGVDNEVFYRDNTMMLLADAKKMVEEIVKALD; encoded by the coding sequence ATGGAGCACGTAACCGCAGGCAATTCGTTCGCGGCGCTGGCCTATCTGGTGGCGGGCGTGTGCTTCATCCTGGCGCTGCGCGGGCTGTCGTCGCCGACGACCAGCCAGCAGGGCAACCGGCTTGGCATGATCGGCATGGCGATTGCCGTGTTGACGACGCTGGCAACGCATCTGCCCACGCAGGCGGTCGGGCTGGTGCTGGAGGGACCGCAGGGCACGGTCGCCGCGACCGGGCCGGTGCTGGCGCGGATCGACCTGGTGGCGATGATCGAAATCCTCGCCGCCATTGGCGTAGGCGCGGTCATCGGCATCGTCACCGCGCGGCGCATCGCGATGACGGCAATGCCGCAGCTTGTCGCTGCGTTTCACAGCCTCGTCGGCCTCGCCGCCGTGCTGGTCGCGTGTGCGGCCTATCTCAACCCGATGGCGTTCGGCATCGCCGACATGGTCGTCCCGATGATCGGGCAGCCGTTCGCGGTGATCAACCCGGTCAGCAAGGTCGAGATGGGGCTGGGCGCGGCGATCGGTGCGATCACCTTTTCCGGCTCGGTCATCGCGTTCCTGAAACTGAACGGCAACATGTCGGGCAAGCCGATCCTGCTGCCCGCGCGCCATGCGATCAACCTGGCGCTGATCGCCACCATCCTGCTGCTGGTGGCGCAGTTCGCGCATCAACAGGATGCGTGGCCGTTCTGGGTGCTGCTGGTGCTCAGCTTCGTCATCGGTTTCCTGCTGATCGTGCCGATCGGCGGGGCGGACATGCCGGTCGTGGTGTCGATGCTGAACAGCTATTCGGGCTGGGCGGCGGCGGCGATGGGGTTCACGCTGCACAACACCGCAATGATCATCACCGGCGCGCTGGTCGGATCGTCGGGCGCGATCCTGTCCTACATCATGTGCCGCGCGATGAACCGAAGCTTCATCAGCGTGATCGCCGGCGGCTTTGGCGCGAGCGATGCAGGGGCCAGCGGCGGCGCGGCAGCCACCGACCGCCCGTGGAAGCGCGGCAGCGCCGAAGATGCGGCCTTCCTGATGAGTCAGGCCGAACAAGTCATCATCGTCCCCGGATACGGCATGGCGGTGGCTCAGGCCCAGCATGTGCTGCGCGAAATGGCGGACAAGCTGAAGGAACATGGCGTCCGCGTGAAATACGCCATCCACCCGGTCGCTGGCCGGATGCCGGGCCATATGAACGTGCTGCTGGCGGAAGCGAACGTGCCCTATGACGAGGTGTTCGAGCTGGAGGACATCAATTCGGAGTTCGCCCAGACCGACATCGCCTTTGTCATCGGCGCGAACGACGTGACCAACCCGGCGGCCAAGACCGACAAATCCTCTTCCATTTACGGCATGCCCGTGCTGGACGTGGAAAAGGCAAAGACGGTGCTGTTCATCAAGCGGTCGATGGGGGGCGTGGGTTATGCCGGCGTCGACAACGAAGTCTTCTACCGCGACAATACGATGATGCTGCTGGCCGACGCCAAAAAGATGGTCGAAGAAATCGTCAAGGCGCTGGATTGA